Proteins encoded within one genomic window of Candidatus Hydrogenedentota bacterium:
- a CDS encoding radical SAM protein: MKVLMLNPPGPYCRAGSRWPHRRPIQSVGIDYHPFPFGLAYAASRARADGHAVRVLDCIALGMSADALIAQVREFNPDVVFMETSAPSFRGDVEIMRAIGQPCVAGGAHATATTREHIQAGFAGVIRGEYDQVITDALRLLPRPWLATKTAPATEHAPLVVRLDDIPWPAWDLLPMEKYNDPICRGRSVTVLSSRGCPHRCSFCTLAPYHGGHDYRLRDPKAVCDEIAELIRRYHPDEIYFDDDSISLNRKHVLALCEELRRRRFGVPFSCMGHATVAHDVLEAMAAAGCRAYKFGVESADPDVLRQIPKALELDDVVRTVHDCRRLGIRTHATFVFGLPGETRESAMKTIEFALRLRTHTLQFAIATPYPGTALYEHARGKGWLIKEDWNDFDPAAESVLSYPDYSAADIAEMHALAWRRWQWHILTRQPGTLFHHFHNAYERGGVAGLGRLGWYGAGRLVSFLKARR; the protein is encoded by the coding sequence ATGAAGGTATTGATGCTCAATCCGCCGGGGCCGTATTGCCGGGCCGGTTCGCGGTGGCCGCACCGGCGCCCGATACAATCCGTGGGCATTGACTACCACCCGTTTCCCTTTGGCTTGGCGTATGCGGCATCGCGGGCGCGCGCGGACGGCCACGCGGTGCGCGTACTGGACTGCATCGCCCTCGGCATGTCGGCCGACGCGCTGATCGCACAGGTGCGGGAATTCAATCCCGACGTCGTGTTCATGGAAACGAGCGCGCCGAGTTTTCGGGGCGACGTCGAAATCATGCGCGCCATCGGACAACCCTGCGTGGCCGGCGGCGCGCATGCCACGGCTACGACCCGGGAGCATATTCAGGCCGGCTTCGCGGGTGTGATTCGTGGGGAATACGACCAAGTCATCACCGACGCGCTTAGGCTGCTTCCGCGCCCGTGGCTGGCGACGAAAACCGCTCCCGCCACGGAGCACGCTCCCCTGGTCGTTCGGCTCGACGATATCCCATGGCCGGCTTGGGATTTACTCCCGATGGAAAAATACAACGATCCAATTTGCCGGGGACGGTCCGTCACGGTGTTGTCGTCGCGCGGTTGTCCGCATCGTTGTTCGTTTTGCACTCTTGCCCCCTATCATGGCGGGCATGACTACCGGCTGCGCGATCCAAAAGCAGTATGCGATGAAATCGCCGAACTCATCCGGCGGTATCATCCCGATGAAATCTATTTTGACGACGATTCGATTTCCCTCAACCGAAAACATGTCCTTGCCCTATGCGAGGAACTGCGCCGCCGTCGTTTTGGCGTACCGTTTTCGTGCATGGGGCATGCCACGGTTGCGCATGATGTGCTCGAGGCCATGGCCGCCGCCGGATGCCGGGCCTACAAGTTCGGCGTCGAAAGCGCCGATCCGGACGTGTTGCGGCAGATCCCGAAGGCCCTCGAATTGGATGATGTCGTCCGCACCGTTCATGATTGCCGCCGCCTGGGCATTCGCACCCACGCGACGTTCGTGTTCGGCCTGCCCGGCGAAACGCGGGAAAGCGCGATGAAGACGATCGAGTTTGCGCTGCGTCTTCGCACGCACACCCTGCAATTCGCCATCGCGACGCCCTATCCCGGCACGGCCCTGTATGAGCACGCCCGCGGCAAGGGGTGGCTCATAAAGGAAGACTGGAACGATTTCGATCCGGCCGCGGAATCGGTCCTTTCGTATCCGGATTATTCGGCCGCCGATATCGCCGAAATGCACGCGCTGGCATGGCGCCGCTGGCAATGGCACATCCTTACCCGGCAGCCCGGCACGCTGTTCCATCATTTCCACAATGCCTATGAACGCGGGGGTGTCGCCGGGCTTGGCCGTTTGGGATGGTACGGCGCCGGGCGCCTTGTATCGTTCTTAAAGGCGCGCCGATGA
- a CDS encoding ROK family glucokinase gives MSELIIGVDLGGTNVKTAIVSRDKKVLGKDSRPTRAEEGPEAVMTCMAESVEAVLAQTGAKRGDVIAAGIGAPGPMNWQTGVVYSPPNLPGWKNVPLADEMTKRLGFPVYVDNDANVACYGEYWLGAGQGAENMCLLTLGTGVGGGIVVFGQLLRGIDGTAAEIGHLKVMRGGRACGCGATGCLEAYGSVTGMVRTAVEGIESGRKTVLTDWCQGDLKAITGKMISDGIEQGDEFCRWVMNETGVWLGIGISSLINLLNPEKVVLCGGMIAAGDVLFDPIRKTARELTFEVPANRAQILPAGLGADSGVIGSAGCALARFESGI, from the coding sequence GTGAGCGAACTCATTATCGGCGTGGATCTGGGTGGGACCAATGTGAAGACCGCCATTGTTTCCCGCGACAAAAAGGTTCTCGGCAAGGATTCGCGTCCAACGCGGGCAGAGGAGGGTCCGGAAGCCGTCATGACGTGCATGGCCGAGAGTGTCGAGGCCGTGCTTGCCCAGACGGGCGCGAAGCGCGGCGACGTGATCGCGGCGGGGATTGGCGCGCCGGGACCGATGAACTGGCAGACGGGCGTCGTGTACAGTCCGCCGAATTTGCCCGGCTGGAAGAACGTGCCGCTGGCGGACGAGATGACAAAGCGGCTCGGATTCCCGGTCTACGTGGACAACGACGCGAATGTCGCATGCTACGGGGAATACTGGCTCGGCGCGGGTCAGGGCGCGGAGAACATGTGCCTGCTGACGCTCGGCACGGGCGTTGGCGGCGGGATCGTCGTGTTCGGCCAACTGCTGCGGGGGATTGACGGGACAGCCGCCGAGATCGGGCACCTGAAAGTCATGCGCGGCGGGCGCGCCTGCGGCTGCGGCGCGACGGGCTGTCTGGAAGCCTACGGCAGCGTCACCGGCATGGTCCGCACGGCCGTCGAGGGCATTGAATCGGGCCGCAAGACCGTATTGACGGACTGGTGCCAAGGCGACCTCAAGGCCATCACCGGCAAGATGATTTCCGACGGCATCGAACAGGGGGACGAGTTTTGCCGCTGGGTCATGAACGAAACGGGCGTCTGGCTTGGCATCGGCATTTCGAGCCTGATCAACCTGTTGAATCCCGAAAAGGTCGTACTGTGCGGAGGGATGATCGCGGCGGGCGACGTATTGTTCGATCCGATCCGCAAAACCGCCCGCGAACTCACGTTCGAGGTTCCCGCAAACCGAGCACAGATCCTTCCCGCGGGGCTTGGCGCCGATTCCGGCGTTATCGGCAGCGCCGGCTGCGCCCTCGCTCGTTTTGAAAGCGGCATCTGA
- a CDS encoding radical SAM protein, translated as MKIALINPGSPRALRKENLGLAYLSAVLKNNGHKTLIIDEIARQNVAGCLEEFKPDVAAISFMTMFAARAYAIADDIRRRRGIPVVMGGAHPTALPAEAIEHCDVVFRGEAEHAFAEALSRGCMEGVIDCVPPDNLDALPLPDRAALDLEFYARGGEELAGLSCRTLGVITSRGCPYRCVFCANAMRQAALRFHSPERVIEEIRYLADRHAVAGVAFYDELMATDLDRFQAICEALVATGLNRLRWECQMHPRTVRPDLLPLMKRAGCVQVGIGFESGSQRILDAIRKNTVVEENLAVARLVREAGLRLRGCFVFGMPGETPEDIAATEKFMRDARPDFASIHFLTPFPGTPIYDANADRIRAMNIPWDTFTAGDPDTFTCNEAIPREEQKRLYESLCARQAFRNYSWFGMIRRAFRNPRHALHVAGKLIR; from the coding sequence ATGAAAATTGCCCTCATCAATCCCGGCTCGCCGCGCGCCCTGCGAAAAGAAAATCTGGGCTTGGCGTATCTGTCGGCGGTACTGAAAAACAACGGGCACAAAACCCTCATCATTGACGAAATCGCCCGCCAGAATGTCGCTGGCTGCCTTGAAGAGTTCAAGCCCGACGTGGCCGCGATTTCGTTCATGACGATGTTCGCCGCGCGCGCCTACGCGATCGCCGACGATATCCGCCGGCGCCGCGGCATTCCGGTGGTCATGGGCGGCGCGCATCCCACGGCCCTGCCGGCGGAAGCCATCGAACATTGCGACGTGGTGTTTCGGGGAGAAGCGGAGCATGCCTTTGCGGAAGCACTGTCGAGGGGGTGCATGGAAGGTGTCATTGACTGTGTGCCGCCGGACAATCTCGACGCACTGCCCTTGCCGGATCGCGCCGCGCTCGATTTGGAGTTTTACGCGCGTGGCGGGGAGGAGCTCGCGGGGCTTTCCTGCCGGACCCTCGGCGTGATCACCAGCCGGGGCTGTCCGTACCGTTGTGTTTTCTGCGCCAATGCCATGCGCCAGGCCGCGTTGCGGTTTCATAGTCCGGAACGGGTCATCGAGGAGATCCGCTACCTGGCCGATCGCCATGCCGTCGCGGGCGTGGCCTTCTACGACGAACTGATGGCCACGGATTTGGATCGTTTCCAGGCTATCTGCGAGGCGCTTGTCGCAACGGGATTGAACCGGCTGCGCTGGGAATGCCAGATGCACCCCCGGACCGTCCGCCCGGATCTCCTGCCGCTGATGAAACGGGCGGGATGCGTGCAGGTCGGCATCGGATTCGAAAGCGGCAGCCAGCGGATACTCGACGCAATCCGGAAAAACACGGTCGTCGAGGAAAACCTTGCCGTTGCGCGCCTTGTGCGGGAAGCCGGTCTGCGGCTCCGGGGCTGCTTTGTTTTCGGAATGCCGGGCGAGACCCCCGAAGACATCGCCGCGACGGAAAAATTCATGCGCGACGCCCGTCCGGACTTCGCCTCGATTCATTTTCTAACGCCGTTTCCCGGCACGCCGATCTATGACGCGAACGCGGATCGCATCCGTGCAATGAACATCCCGTGGGACACGTTTACCGCCGGCGACCCCGACACATTCACGTGCAACGAGGCGATCCCGCGCGAGGAACAAAAGCGGCTCTATGAATCGCTGTGCGCCCGCCAGGCGTTCCGTAATTATTCGTGGTTCGGCATGATCCGCCGCGCCTTCCGGAACCCGCGCCATGCGCTGCATGTGGCGGGGAAACTGATCCGGTAG
- a CDS encoding discoidin domain-containing protein produces MKCRVALLWWMCIVAAGVQADTVIVPDKANEVVFPAQPAQYVRFVIQAVNDGSQACIDELEIYGPDASADTSPHTPPFPPQEANLALGPGAAASASSCITGYSIHAIHHLNDGQYGNARSWIAGGTGEEWAQIALPEPAEIARVVFSRDRNGVFRDRVPVKFEVRLSLDGREWTTVRQVSARTQGDAPSAVVPSTPDAPDPAVFIPRNDPVRASFLGEEHAWLKTHGRADLSPALVPYNGRVEEYPRHAGDDVLPLPALSDLSDWRVAASQGTVRVASPYDWDNGPLVCFRVWACRMDADFLFAVEADRLLGRRLAVISDGAGNDCGVLEYADGQLTFNTYRKSGDKIELASSRIVEGTFARNPARFEFRLPQSLFPGAVEFGIRVGLGMGGKHVGAMGRPVTFAFSPMAIAETASPDRAAFAIRLVLHAAATLATNVPGFESLALESGRAADIPVIGEQGPIGPQFDFKARDESGHEFALHLFRYDPLERTLALMEDMIARFAAKGITVEAERARLACLRARQRGEKLDARDLLAEARMAKRKLMFRDPDLKSLGRILFVKRHAFRPSHNYSDYFDAAFRPGGGIYLMHTPWKEGAGLVPEEAAFTRLFDAGRGIARNPAANFDATMVYFGYRDSEPGYYHIMSVKPDGSDLKQITDGPFHDFWPCPLPNGDLAFISTRCACRVFCWRPQSSVLFRMDAAGGHIRPVSLANLTEWAPSVMNDGRIIWTRWEYVDKGADFGHTLWAIRPDGRHPELVFGNDIIQPNGYANGREVPGTKEIVCTLISHFGDLNGPIALLDTSKGRFNEKAIACLTPEVPWPGAPPLEECFREPYPVSRDYFLVSHAPRKQFGIYLIDRHGNRELLYMDPETLDPEGLDCMCPTPFRAVSAPPALQDAEAAAEDEPGEFTLTDVYAGLAPAVPRGAVKYLRVVEEVRHRLMPLENGEYRKDHEAFFNFYASPVDKVSGPGGWPAYVAKTSLGLVPVDEDGSARFKAPSGRVFYFEVLDKDFNELQRMRSVVHLQPGEKRSCIGCHESRQMAPPEKGRPTAQIVRDIEPPSWGAVPFSFEKVVQPVLDAHCVKCHDAKHPDKLDFRAELDADKIPASYRTLISRGLVHFVDCGWNSGGCEKLPPMSFGSLKSKLWETLNAGHHDIALTPDEILRIKTWIDLNCSLWDDYTDRDLRPATVAMAGPAAAR; encoded by the coding sequence ATGAAATGCCGGGTTGCGTTGTTGTGGTGGATGTGCATCGTTGCGGCGGGTGTTCAGGCCGATACGGTTATTGTTCCGGACAAGGCGAACGAGGTTGTGTTCCCTGCGCAGCCGGCACAGTATGTGCGGTTCGTGATTCAGGCGGTGAACGACGGAAGCCAAGCCTGTATTGACGAGTTGGAGATTTATGGACCTGACGCCTCCGCGGACACCTCGCCGCATACCCCGCCTTTTCCTCCTCAAGAGGCGAATCTTGCGCTTGGCCCGGGCGCGGCCGCCTCGGCTTCATCGTGCATAACCGGGTATTCGATTCACGCGATTCATCATCTGAACGACGGCCAATACGGCAATGCGCGGAGTTGGATTGCAGGAGGGACAGGCGAGGAGTGGGCGCAGATCGCCCTGCCGGAACCAGCGGAGATAGCAAGGGTGGTGTTCTCGCGCGACCGGAACGGCGTGTTTCGCGACCGCGTTCCCGTGAAATTCGAGGTCCGGCTTTCACTCGACGGCCGCGAATGGACAACCGTCAGGCAGGTGTCTGCGCGCACGCAGGGCGATGCGCCTTCCGCTGTGGTTCCTTCCACGCCGGACGCGCCGGACCCGGCCGTTTTCATCCCCCGAAACGACCCGGTGCGCGCGTCGTTTCTCGGTGAGGAACACGCCTGGCTGAAAACCCATGGCCGCGCGGATCTCAGCCCCGCGCTTGTGCCCTACAACGGGCGCGTCGAGGAATACCCCCGGCATGCGGGCGACGATGTTCTGCCCTTGCCGGCGCTTTCGGATCTCTCGGACTGGCGTGTGGCGGCATCCCAGGGAACGGTCCGTGTCGCGTCTCCGTACGATTGGGATAACGGTCCCTTGGTCTGTTTCCGTGTATGGGCTTGCCGCATGGACGCGGATTTTCTCTTCGCTGTTGAGGCGGACCGCCTGTTGGGCCGCCGTCTGGCCGTGATTTCGGACGGCGCCGGCAACGATTGCGGCGTGCTTGAATACGCGGACGGCCAACTCACGTTCAACACCTATCGAAAATCAGGCGACAAGATTGAGTTGGCGTCGAGCCGCATCGTCGAAGGAACCTTCGCCCGGAATCCGGCGCGATTCGAGTTCCGCCTGCCGCAATCCCTGTTTCCCGGTGCGGTCGAATTTGGGATCCGCGTCGGACTCGGCATGGGAGGAAAGCACGTCGGCGCGATGGGACGGCCGGTGACGTTCGCGTTTTCCCCCATGGCCATCGCGGAGACGGCCTCGCCGGATCGCGCGGCGTTCGCGATCCGTCTTGTCCTGCATGCCGCCGCCACGCTCGCCACAAACGTCCCCGGATTCGAATCCCTGGCTCTGGAATCCGGTCGCGCCGCCGACATTCCGGTGATCGGCGAACAGGGACCGATTGGGCCGCAATTCGACTTCAAGGCGCGCGACGAATCCGGGCATGAATTCGCCCTTCATCTGTTTCGGTACGATCCCCTTGAACGCACGTTGGCGTTGATGGAAGACATGATCGCCCGTTTCGCCGCCAAGGGAATCACCGTGGAAGCCGAACGCGCACGGTTGGCCTGCTTGAGGGCAAGGCAGAGGGGCGAAAAACTGGACGCCCGCGATCTGTTGGCCGAAGCGCGCATGGCAAAACGTAAATTGATGTTCCGCGATCCCGATCTCAAGTCCCTCGGCCGGATCCTTTTCGTCAAGCGCCACGCCTTTCGGCCCTCGCACAATTACAGCGATTACTTCGACGCGGCGTTCCGTCCCGGCGGCGGGATCTACCTCATGCACACGCCGTGGAAAGAAGGCGCCGGCCTTGTTCCCGAAGAAGCCGCGTTTACGCGGTTGTTCGATGCCGGCCGCGGAATCGCCCGCAATCCGGCGGCGAACTTCGATGCAACCATGGTGTATTTCGGATACCGGGACTCAGAGCCGGGCTACTATCACATCATGTCCGTGAAACCAGACGGATCGGACCTCAAACAAATCACGGATGGGCCATTCCACGATTTCTGGCCGTGCCCGTTGCCGAACGGCGATCTTGCGTTCATCTCGACGCGTTGCGCATGCCGCGTGTTCTGCTGGCGGCCGCAATCGTCGGTGTTGTTTCGCATGGACGCGGCCGGCGGCCACATCCGTCCGGTGTCGCTCGCGAATCTTACCGAATGGGCCCCGTCCGTCATGAACGACGGGCGCATCATCTGGACCCGCTGGGAATATGTGGACAAGGGCGCGGACTTCGGCCATACGCTCTGGGCCATCCGCCCGGACGGCCGCCATCCCGAACTCGTCTTCGGCAACGACATCATCCAGCCGAACGGCTACGCAAACGGGCGCGAAGTGCCCGGCACGAAGGAAATCGTTTGCACCCTGATATCCCATTTCGGCGATCTGAACGGCCCCATTGCGCTGCTCGACACAAGCAAGGGCCGATTCAATGAAAAGGCCATCGCGTGCCTTACCCCCGAAGTGCCATGGCCGGGCGCGCCGCCTTTGGAGGAATGTTTTCGCGAACCGTATCCGGTTTCGCGGGATTATTTCCTGGTATCGCACGCCCCGCGAAAACAATTCGGTATTTACCTCATCGATCGCCACGGCAACCGGGAATTGCTTTACATGGACCCCGAAACCCTGGACCCGGAAGGGCTCGACTGCATGTGCCCGACGCCGTTTCGCGCGGTTTCGGCCCCGCCTGCGTTGCAAGACGCGGAGGCCGCCGCGGAAGATGAACCGGGCGAGTTCACCCTCACGGATGTTTATGCGGGACTGGCGCCTGCCGTGCCGCGCGGAGCGGTGAAATACCTGCGCGTCGTCGAAGAGGTCCGGCACCGGCTCATGCCGCTTGAAAACGGCGAGTATCGCAAGGACCACGAAGCCTTCTTCAACTTTTACGCCTCGCCCGTGGACAAGGTCAGCGGCCCCGGCGGCTGGCCCGCGTATGTGGCCAAGACCTCGCTCGGGCTCGTGCCCGTTGACGAGGACGGCAGCGCCCGATTCAAGGCGCCGTCCGGACGTGTCTTCTATTTCGAGGTGCTCGACAAGGATTTCAACGAACTTCAGCGAATGCGCAGCGTCGTGCACTTGCAGCCGGGCGAAAAACGCAGTTGCATTGGATGCCACGAAAGCCGGCAGATGGCGCCGCCGGAGAAGGGACGTCCCACGGCGCAAATCGTCCGCGACATCGAACCGCCGTCATGGGGCGCCGTGCCTTTTTCCTTTGAAAAAGTCGTCCAGCCCGTGCTCGATGCCCATTGCGTGAAATGCCACGATGCCAAGCATCCGGATAAACTCGATTTCCGGGCGGAACTCGATGCCGACAAAATCCCCGCCTCTTACCGGACCCTGATATCGCGGGGCTTGGTTCATTTCGTTGATTGCGGCTGGAATTCCGGCGGATGCGAAAAACTCCCGCCGATGTCCTTCGGTTCACTGAAAAGCAAACTTTGGGAAACGTTGAACGCAGGCCACCACGACATCGCATTGACGCCGGATGAGATCCTGCGCATCAAGACGTGGATTGATCTTAATTGTTCCCTTTGGGATGACTACACTGATCGGGATTTGCGCCCGGCCACCGTGGCGATGGCCGGCCCGGCGGCTGCCCGGTAA
- a CDS encoding radical SAM protein, with protein MSDKTGVFDFLENRILTHYQAARMILDGEMPPPRTAIVYPTYVCNQNCLWCEYAEDNARIHHMMTGDQLRGLIWELRDLGVRGVEFCGGGEPTLHPDLPDLIREMKSRGMSTGLLTNGSRIKGDLALALADCASYVRVGFDSAHRETFDRVKRPRSPDASFDSVCGNMAGLIRLRNERGGKVLVSMKVILCADNFREVEDCVALAERLGADSIQFKAARLTDHELNADQAAEAARLIAEARARHPNMPVVGGVGKLNMTRPCWLTPLQIMIDALGDVFLCCYYRHRRETHGFGNAFTQPLREIWHSQRHWDAIQSIRPAECNLLDCRFVHYNRIMTELMLERDAQFEFI; from the coding sequence ATGAGTGACAAGACCGGGGTCTTCGACTTTCTGGAAAACCGGATTCTGACGCATTATCAGGCCGCCCGCATGATACTTGACGGCGAAATGCCTCCCCCGCGCACCGCCATTGTCTATCCCACTTACGTGTGCAATCAGAATTGCCTGTGGTGCGAATACGCCGAGGACAACGCCCGGATCCATCACATGATGACCGGCGATCAGTTGCGCGGCCTGATTTGGGAACTGCGCGATTTGGGCGTGCGCGGTGTGGAATTTTGCGGCGGCGGCGAACCGACGCTGCATCCGGATCTCCCGGATCTAATCCGCGAAATGAAATCGCGCGGCATGAGTACGGGCCTTTTGACCAACGGGTCGCGAATCAAGGGGGATCTGGCGCTGGCGCTGGCGGATTGCGCCAGTTACGTCCGCGTGGGATTCGACAGCGCGCACCGGGAAACATTCGATCGCGTGAAACGCCCGCGATCGCCGGACGCCTCGTTCGACAGCGTGTGCGGGAATATGGCCGGCCTGATACGCCTGCGCAACGAACGCGGCGGGAAGGTCCTTGTCAGCATGAAAGTCATCCTCTGCGCGGACAACTTTCGCGAGGTCGAAGATTGTGTCGCGCTGGCGGAACGGTTGGGAGCCGATTCCATCCAATTCAAGGCGGCGCGTCTGACCGATCACGAGTTGAACGCCGACCAGGCCGCCGAAGCCGCCCGACTGATCGCCGAGGCGCGGGCGCGCCATCCGAACATGCCCGTCGTCGGCGGCGTCGGAAAACTGAACATGACCCGTCCATGCTGGCTGACACCCTTGCAGATTATGATTGACGCGCTTGGCGACGTGTTTCTCTGCTGCTACTACCGCCATCGGCGCGAAACGCACGGATTCGGCAACGCCTTCACGCAGCCGCTGCGGGAAATTTGGCACAGCCAGCGGCATTGGGACGCCATTCAATCCATCCGGCCCGCGGAATGCAACCTGCTGGACTGCCGGTTTGTCCATTATAACCGCATCATGACGGAACTCATGCTGGAACGCGATGCGCAATTCGAGTTTATCTAG